In Acidobacteriota bacterium, the DNA window TTCTTCCCGGTGGTTCGCTGCAGACCATTCGCTGGTCGAGCCTGGGCGTGACGGGCAACTTGCGCATCGAGCTCTTGCGTTCCCTCGGAACCTCGTCTGAAGTCGAAGTCCCGGAGGTGCTCTTCGCGACGACCCCCGACGATGGCGCCCAGATCTGGGGCGTCACCACCCCCGCCACCACCTCGGCGAGAGTTCGGATCGTGAGCCTCGACGATGGTCGCGTGGTGGGTCTCAGTGGTCCCTTCACCATCACCACGGGAACGACCGCAGCAAAGTAAGCTCCACGTCATCGGGTGCCGGCGGGCCTTACCCGCCGGTGCCGCGGTCGATTCCGGGGCCGGCTAGGCGCGCAGCCGAACCTTGCGTTTGGCCTCGTCCGGGTGAGGGCGATAGAAGATCGCGACGTGACCGATCATGCCGACGCATTCGCAGCCCAGTCGGCGGTCGATCTCGCCCGCGAAGGTCTTCTTTTCGCCCTTGTCGCCGACCATCCGAACCTTGATCAGCTCGTGGTGATCGAGGGCCTTCTCGACCTCCTGCAGAACCGCCTCGCCGAGACCGTGCTGGCCGATGTGAACCACCGGGTCGAGGGAGTGGGCGAGACCCCGCAGGTGACGTCGCTGAGATCCGGTGAGGGCTTCCATGGCATTCCTTTCAGGGCGTGGGCGGATGGTTCCGAGAGTCCGACCGCGAAGGGCTCGGAGAGCTCTCCAGAGGGCGAGCGGCGGGATGGTAGCACGCGACCCTCGGGGCAGGGTGGCTGCTACCATCGGCAGCCGCGAGATGCTGCCATGAAGATCCTCCGGGCCGACAGCCGCGTCGAGCGCATCGCGCTGACGCAACCCTATGCCATCGCCTATGCCGCCTTCGATGCGGTGGAGATCCTGCACGTTCGTCTCGAGCTCGAGGACGGCCGGGTCGGTCTCGGGGCGGGCTCGCCGGCGGAGGCGATCACGGGGGAGCGGGCGGAGGAGTCGGCGGCCGCCCTCGAGCACCATCTCGAAGCTCTGACCCTCGGGGCCGATGTGCGACGGCTGCCGGCTCTGCTGGGGCATGTCGGTCGCGCTCTGGGCGCCTGGCCGGCGGCGCGGGCGGCTCTCGACATCGCCCTCCACGACCTCTGGGGCAAGGTGCTCGAGGCGCCCCTGGTGGAGGTGCTGGGACGGGCTCAGCCGATGCTGCCGACGTCCATCACCCTCGGCATTCAGGACCCTGAGTCGGCGGCGGACGAGGCTCGCCGGCGGGTTGCCGACGGTTTTCGCATTCTCAAGATCAAGATCGGCGCCGGCCTGGCGCTGGACCTTGCCGCTCTGCAGGCGATTCGCCGCGCCGTCGGACCCGGTGTCGGCCTGCGGGTGGACGCCAACCAGGGTTACGCGGCCGACGAGCTGGGCGCGTTGCTCACCGCCTGCGAAGGGCTCGGCGTCGAGCTCGTGGAGCAGCCGCTGCCGGCCGAGTCCGATCACGCGATGGCAGCCCTACCGGAGCCTCAGCGGCGCCGCTGTGCCGCCGATGAAAGTCTCCATCACGCCGCGCACGGGTTGCGACTGTCGGCAGCGCCCCAGCCCTTCGGGATCTTCAATATCAAGCTGATGAAGTGCGGCGGTATCGCGCCGGCGCGGCAGATCGCTGCCCTGGCCGAGACCGCCGGCCTCGAGCTGATGTGGGGATGCATGGACGAGAGCGTGATCAGCATCGCGGCGGCTCTGCACGTGGCCTTGGCGAGCCCAGCGACTCGTTACCTCGATCTCGATGGCAGCTTCGATCTGTCACGGGATCCGGCGAGGGGCGGTTTTCGCCTCGTCGCGGGTTGTCTCGACTGCCTCGACCGGCCGGGGCTGGGAGTCGACGAGCGGGCGCCATGGTAGTTTCCGCGCGATGAGTGTACGTACTCTTTTGCTGGCCGGGATCGCCGTGGTGTGCTGGCTGGTGAGCCCTCTCCCGCTGTCCGGTCAGATCAACACCGAGCGTTTGCGCTTGGGGGCCGAGAAGGCCGGCTACAGCGGCTTCTTCTCCCTCAGTCTGGCGGCCAAGGACGGCAACACCGACCGGGTGTCGGCGGGAGTCGGCCTGCGCATACAGCACGCCGTGCTGATGCCGCCGCCGCCGGAGATCGTGTTCGAGCCGCCACCCGGCTGGGAGGAATCCGAAGCCAAGGTGCCGCCCCAAGTCCCGGCGGCCCCGGCCGGCGAGACGTCGGACGATGCCAAGGCGCAGTACGATCCGATCGTCAAGCGCCTGGTCTTTCTGGTCGCCAACGGTGACTTCGCAGAGGAGAGCGGTGAGCGCTCCGAGCGCCGCAGCTTCGCCCACCTGCGCTGGGTCTGGTACCACTCATCGAAGCTCTCGTGGGAGACCTTCCTGCAAAACGAGTTCAACGAGTTCACCAATCTCGACAGTCGCTACCTCCTGGGGGCCGGGGGACGCTGGACGCTGGTCAAGAAGCCCCGGCGGGAGCTCTTCCTGGGCCTCGGGCTGATGGCCGAATCGGAGCGCCTCGACGTCCCCGAGGACGGCCCCGACGAGCGTTCCTCGGAGACCTGGCGGGCGACCAGCTATCTGTCCTGGAAATGGCGCCTCAAGAGCGAGGGCAGCAGTCTGATCAACACGCTCTATGTGCAGCCCGAGCTCGACGATCCGTCGGACCTTCGCCTGCTCAACGAGCTCGATCTCCAGGTGCCCCTCGGGGAGCGCCTCTCCCTCTCCCTGGCAGCCGTCGTCCAGCACGACAGCGAGCCCCCGGCCGGGGTCGAGGAAACCGATCTGTCGATCACCAATTCCCTTCGCCTGACCTTCTGAGCCGCCTTGCTGGCCCGGCGCCGGCGTGGTCTGATTTCGCCATGGAAGCGCAATCGGCAGTCGTCCTGACCCAGGGGTTGCTGGCGACCAACTTCGCCAAGACCGCCCACGGGCTGCTGCGCGGCTCGGACCGCTTCGCCGTGCGGGCGGTGATCGACGAGCGCCATGGCGGTCGCGACGCCGGTGAGGTGATGGACGGCCGGGCGAAGGGGGTGCCGGTCTTCGCCACCTTGGCGGACTGCCTGGCGACCGTCGGCGAGCCGCCGCCGCGCTGGATGGTGGTGGGCGTGGCCTTCCCCGGGGGCTACCTGCCGGCGCCGGCCCGGGAGCAGGTCCGGCAGGCCCTGGAAGCGGGCCTTTCGGTGGTTTCGGGGCTGCACCAGTGGCTCGCCGATGACGACGAGCTGATGGCTTTGGCGGCTGCCCATGGCGGCGAGCTCCTCGACATTCGGCGACCGCGGCCGGATCTGCATTTCTGGAGCGGTGCGGTCCTCGACCTGCCGGCTCGCCGTCTCGCCGTCCTCGGCATGGACTGCGCCATCGGCAAGCGCACCACCTGTCGCTGGCTGTGGCAGGGCTGCCGTCGCCGCGGCCTGGCGGCGGAGATGATCTACACCGGGCAGACCGGCTGGATGCAGGGCTATCGCCACGGCTTCTTGTTC includes these proteins:
- a CDS encoding dipeptide epimerase, translated to MKILRADSRVERIALTQPYAIAYAAFDAVEILHVRLELEDGRVGLGAGSPAEAITGERAEESAAALEHHLEALTLGADVRRLPALLGHVGRALGAWPAARAALDIALHDLWGKVLEAPLVEVLGRAQPMLPTSITLGIQDPESAADEARRRVADGFRILKIKIGAGLALDLAALQAIRRAVGPGVGLRVDANQGYAADELGALLTACEGLGVELVEQPLPAESDHAMAALPEPQRRRCAADESLHHAAHGLRLSAAPQPFGIFNIKLMKCGGIAPARQIAALAETAGLELMWGCMDESVISIAAALHVALASPATRYLDLDGSFDLSRDPARGGFRLVAGCLDCLDRPGLGVDERAPW
- a CDS encoding DUF1611 domain-containing protein; translated protein: MEAQSAVVLTQGLLATNFAKTAHGLLRGSDRFAVRAVIDERHGGRDAGEVMDGRAKGVPVFATLADCLATVGEPPPRWMVVGVAFPGGYLPAPAREQVRQALEAGLSVVSGLHQWLADDDELMALAAAHGGELLDIRRPRPDLHFWSGAVLDLPARRLAVLGMDCAIGKRTTCRWLWQGCRRRGLAAEMIYTGQTGWMQGYRHGFLFDATPNDFVSGELERALLDCHRDTGAELILIEGQSGLRNPSGPCGSEMLLSGAVDGVVLQVAPGREFFVDFEDRGCRLPSIASEIELIRVYGVETWAVCLNGEGLSGRQLAEAQAELRAELGLPVIRPLDEGIDELVEVVAHRLRA
- a CDS encoding DUF481 domain-containing protein; protein product: MSVRTLLLAGIAVVCWLVSPLPLSGQINTERLRLGAEKAGYSGFFSLSLAAKDGNTDRVSAGVGLRIQHAVLMPPPPEIVFEPPPGWEESEAKVPPQVPAAPAGETSDDAKAQYDPIVKRLVFLVANGDFAEESGERSERRSFAHLRWVWYHSSKLSWETFLQNEFNEFTNLDSRYLLGAGGRWTLVKKPRRELFLGLGLMAESERLDVPEDGPDERSSETWRATSYLSWKWRLKSEGSSLINTLYVQPELDDPSDLRLLNELDLQVPLGERLSLSLAAVVQHDSEPPAGVEETDLSITNSLRLTF
- the yhbY gene encoding ribosome assembly RNA-binding protein YhbY, giving the protein MEALTGSQRRHLRGLAHSLDPVVHIGQHGLGEAVLQEVEKALDHHELIKVRMVGDKGEKKTFAGEIDRRLGCECVGMIGHVAIFYRPHPDEAKRKVRLRA